In the Candidatus Thioglobus sp. genome, CTGTGGTGACAAAGCCCTAGCTTTTGGTATGAAAAACCTAGAAGTTCGTGTTAAAGGTCCCGGTCCTGGTAGAGATTCTGCTATCCGTGGTTTAAACGCAAAAGGTTTAAAGATTCAATCAATTACAGATGTAACGCCAATCCCTCATAACGGTTGTCGTCCTTCTAAGAAACGTAGAGTTTAAGGATAAATTATGGCTAGATATACTGGACCAACTTGTAAATTAGCACGTCGCGAAGGCACGGACTTATTTCTAAAGAGCGGCATTAGATCATTAGATTCTAAATGTAAAATTACTCAACTACCTGGCGTTCACGGTGCAAATGCACGTCGTCAGAAGGGTACTGAATATGGATTGCAGCTTCGTGAAAAGCAAAAGGTAAGACGTATTTACGGAATACTAGAAAAACAATTCCGTTCATATTATCAGAAAGCTTCTCAAAAGAAGGGTTCAACAGGTGAAAACTTATTATCACTACTTGAGTGTCGTCTTGATAATGTTGTATACCGTATGGGTTTTGGCTCTACACGTGCAGAATCTAGACAGTTGGTATCTCATAAGTCAATCCTAGTAAACGGTTCTATTGTTAACATCCCTTCTTACCAAGTGAGTGCAAACGATGAAATCTCTATTAGAGAAAAAGCTAAAAAACAAAGTCGTATTCAATTAGCAGTAGAGCTATCAGAGCAAGGTGATCAACCAGATTGGATCGATGTTGATTCTAAGGCTCTTAAAGGTCTATTTAAAAATGTTCCTGCACGTGATGATCTTTCTTCAGACATCCAAGAACATTTAATTGTCGAATTGTATTCTAAATAAGGAATTAATTATGCAAGGTAACGCAAAAGATTTTTTAAAGCCGAAATTACTTGAGTCTTCACAGACTGCAACTAATGAATTTAAACTTATTTTAGAGCCATTAGAAAGGGGTTTTGGTCATACTTTGGGTAATGCCCTTAGAAGAACATTATTGTCTTCAATGACAGGTTCTGCCGTGACAGAAGTTGCTATTGATGGTGTAATGCACGAATTTTCTACCATTGAAGGTGTTCAAGAGGATGTTTTAGATATTCTTCTTAATCTCAAAGAAGTGTCTATTGCTTTAAACACTACAGAAACTGCTGAAGTTGTTATTGAGAAAAAAGGCCCTTGTGAAGTTACAGTTGCTGATATTCAAGCTAATGGCAGCGACATCACTGCCCACAACCCTGAATTTGTTATCGCTACCGTTAATG is a window encoding:
- the rpsD gene encoding 30S ribosomal protein S4; this translates as MARYTGPTCKLARREGTDLFLKSGIRSLDSKCKITQLPGVHGANARRQKGTEYGLQLREKQKVRRIYGILEKQFRSYYQKASQKKGSTGENLLSLLECRLDNVVYRMGFGSTRAESRQLVSHKSILVNGSIVNIPSYQVSANDEISIREKAKKQSRIQLAVELSEQGDQPDWIDVDSKALKGLFKNVPARDDLSSDIQEHLIVELYSK